The DNA region TATCGGCAGGCACCGATTGGCCCACCACCGTGTGCGTACTGTAGGCTTCAACACCGACTGACCAAAGCACCTCGTGCATCATAAAGCTGACCCAAAGTTCTGTCCCATACACATTTTCCCCAGCATTTCGACCCCGAGAAGACTACATCTGACCGTCACTCGCGACCTCCGACCGTACCAAGCACGAatacctccctcaccccgcATTGACGACGACCTTTCCGCAACTTTGAGCACCGCGAACCATTCGTCTACTGGTACTCCAAAATGCGCCGAGCTTTCTCAACATTGAGACCTCGGTAGCCAGCTGTTCTAAGCGTCCAACCGCTTAATATCTCACACAGCGATGGGGCAGGGATTTTCTCTCGCCGCACCCCCAGCTGGGGCTGCCGGGATAGACGTTCCTGAGCTTGCCGACTTGGTCTACGAAAAGAGCATTGGCACCGCCCGCTTCATGAAGAGCATTCGAGCAAGACACCATGATGGAATCGTATTAGTCAAAGTTCTCATTAAACCATATCCCATGTCCCTGGACAAGTACAAAGAACAGGTCCTTCGTACGCGCCCTTTCCCCCTCAGCTTTACTGTGGGCATTGCTGACTTGTTGTCTCTAGGGGTAAGAAACGTGCTGGCCGATGTACCAAATGCCCTTCCATATCAACGTGCGATCGAAACCGAAACGAACGGATATTTGATTCGCCAGTTCTTCTACAACTCGTTATATGACCGTCTGAGCACACGACCCTTTTTGGAAGATATCGAGAAGAGATGGTTGGCCTTTCAACTGCTTTGCGCTGTGCGTGACTGCCATGACAAGGACATTTATCATGGCGATATCAAGACGGAGAATACACTGGTGACGTCGTGGAACTGGCTGTACCTGTCCGACTTTTCGTCCTCGTTCAAGCCGGTCATGCTACCTGAGGACAACCCTGCCGATTTTTCCTACTTTTTCGACACGTCCGGCCGCAGAACTTGCTACTTGGCGCCAGAGCGATTTGTTCCTTCGGGGGAGGAACTAGACCCAAATGCAAAGATAACATGGGCGATGGATGTGTTCAGCGTCGGGTGTGTGATTGCAGAGCTATTTCTTGAAGCGCCCATCTTCAGCTTGAGTCAGCTGTACAAGTACCGGAAAGGGGAGTATGATCCTGGGATATCGCACCTGAGTCGGATCCCTGATAAGGAcctgagggagatggtgggccACATGATACAGCTGGATCCGCAGAAGAGATATTCGGCGGAACAGTACCTTGAGTTTTGGAAGGGAAAGGTGTTTCCGGCATACTTTTACAACTTTCTGCACCAGTACATGGAGGTGATTACGGATCTCTCCCCTGGGCACTCTTCAGATCCTGCCAAGAACGTCGGTCAAGCTGATGAGAGGATCGAGAGGGTGTGGTCGGATTTCGACAAGATCTCTTATTTCTTGGGATATCACAATACTGATACGCAGGTGGAGGAACGATCGGTGGCTCCCAGGCTGGGACTGGGGCATTTCCCAGTCCGACTCAACATCCCGAATAATGAGCATTTCGTGTCGAGCGACAAGCAGCCGTTGGCAGATGACGGCACGCTGATATTCCTGACGCTGATTGTTTCCTCTCTCCGAAATACGGCACGCGCAAATTCAAAAGTCAAGGCATGCGATATACTTTTGGCCTTTTCTGAGCGGTTGACCGACGAAGCAAAACTGGACCGGGTCTTGCCATATCTCGTTGCTTTGCTCAATGACAAGTCAGAGATTGTGGTCATTTCTGCGATTAGGACGATCACGCAGCTACTGGATATGGTGAGGGTCATTACGCCTGTGAACGCACAGATATCTCTGGAATATATCATGCCTAGGATGCAGGTTGTGTTGCTTGGAACGCAGCGCTCGACTAGTTCGGCGGTTCGAGCAACATATGCTTCGGCTTTGGGCAAGTTGGCCAAGATTGCGGACCGCTTTCTTGTCATGGCTGCTACGCTGCGAGGAGATGGATCTACGACCATTGCAGATCCTGAGGTTGAGCCTGGGACGGAGCCAGACGCGGCGTTTGATGGGCTTTATGACAATGCCCGCAGGGAGTTGACCGGCCTGTTCGAAACTCACACCAAGGCGCTGATTGAGGATTCGGATCCCTTTGTGCGACGAGCCTTCCTTACCTCGGTGCCAGAGCTGTGTATCTTCTTCGGTGTTGCCCAGGCCAACGACATCATCTTGGCTCATCTCAACACCTACCTCAATGATCGAGACTGGATGCTGAAATGCGCCTTCTTTGACGCGATCGTGGGAATTGCGACTTTCCTCGGCAGCAGCACGCTGGAAAAGTTCATTCTGCCTCTTATGGTGCAGGCGGTCACGGACCCGGAAGAGTATGTTGTCCAGGGTGCGCTCCGTTCTCTGGCAGAGTTGGGGTCCTTGGGTCTGCTGACCAAGCAGTCCTACACTGATCTCCTCAGCGATGTCGCGCGCTTCACGGTCCACCCTAACATATGGATCCGAGAGGCGGCTGTCGAGTTCATTGCCTCGGGCAGGATGTTTCTGAGTCGGGCATATCTCAAAGTTCAAGTGCTGCCAAAGCTGGGGCCGTATCTCAAGCCAGATCGCGTACCGGACTTTTCTGAGCTGGGGATTCTTGAGGCGCTTCAGAAGCCGCTGTCTCGGTCTGTCTTTGACCATGCTCTGATGTGGGCTTCCAAGACGGAGAAGGGTGATTTCTGGACGTTCAAAAAGGGACGTGATAGTGTTTTGGGGCCGAGCCAGATATTTGAGCAGGCGTCAAAGAACAAGGAGGACGATGCGTGGCTGAGGAAGTTGCGGAATTTGGGTCTGTCTCAAGAGGATGAGCCGAAGCTGTTGGCACTTAGGGAGTTTATCTGGCGATTGAGCCAGATGAAGACAAGGGAATCGACAGGTCaagagacgacgacgacg from Podospora pseudopauciseta strain CBS 411.78 chromosome 6, whole genome shotgun sequence includes:
- the VPS15 gene encoding Serine/threonine-protein kinase (BUSCO:EOG092602OP; COG:T; EggNog:ENOG503NXFW); its protein translation is MGQGFSLAAPPAGAAGIDVPELADLVYEKSIGTARFMKSIRARHHDGIVLVKVLIKPYPMSLDKYKEQVLRVRNVLADVPNALPYQRAIETETNGYLIRQFFYNSLYDRLSTRPFLEDIEKRWLAFQLLCAVRDCHDKDIYHGDIKTENTLVTSWNWLYLSDFSSSFKPVMLPEDNPADFSYFFDTSGRRTCYLAPERFVPSGEELDPNAKITWAMDVFSVGCVIAELFLEAPIFSLSQLYKYRKGEYDPGISHLSRIPDKDLREMVGHMIQLDPQKRYSAEQYLEFWKGKVFPAYFYNFLHQYMEVITDLSPGHSSDPAKNVGQADERIERVWSDFDKISYFLGYHNTDTQVEERSVAPRLGLGHFPVRLNIPNNEHFVSSDKQPLADDGTLIFLTLIVSSLRNTARANSKVKACDILLAFSERLTDEAKLDRVLPYLVALLNDKSEIVVISAIRTITQLLDMVRVITPVNAQISLEYIMPRMQVVLLGTQRSTSSAVRATYASALGKLAKIADRFLVMAATLRGDGSTTIADPEVEPGTEPDAAFDGLYDNARRELTGLFETHTKALIEDSDPFVRRAFLTSVPELCIFFGVAQANDIILAHLNTYLNDRDWMLKCAFFDAIVGIATFLGSSTLEKFILPLMVQAVTDPEEYVVQGALRSLAELGSLGLLTKQSYTDLLSDVARFTVHPNIWIREAAVEFIASGRMFLSRAYLKVQVLPKLGPYLKPDRVPDFSELGILEALQKPLSRSVFDHALMWASKTEKGDFWTFKKGRDSVLGPSQIFEQASKNKEDDAWLRKLRNLGLSQEDEPKLLALREFIWRLSQMKTRESTGQETTTTTTTGGSNGIIPLRSLGITPQTVLFDEEPLRYPMPSIQAEPGTPRTIEDALLDASMSIDDPVGKKRRAALNNHRSRLNSRDNMSPASVDGRRPFEDEGAVSPTASRDTSVRTSVAQGKNVLSVMDDDRSLSDAPYASRRALRHQSSAMNLMNRKDSAKSGPETGTTETNAFGQVEGPLSQGLRVSSYPETETGLAFAKERLRGHHTYTGSDPNIIRMLDNMYIENYPRDLLEYGPLVTPVRRRKSSRQSVPSGYEEPWKPAGKLVGMLAEHVGPINRVVPSPDHRFFITGGDDGCVKVWDTKRLERMVTHKARQTHKHAPGARVLAMCFVENTHSFVSCATDGSVHILKVNSILSGVSYRYEKLKLLREYTGLGEGEYVVWCEHYRQEANSVLVLLTNKSNIIGVDLRTMGELFRLENPVHHGTPTCFCVDRKRNWLCLGTSHGVLDLWDLRFKTRLRGWGVPGKGEIYRVTPHPAKGRGRWVLVSGGTGQGEITVWDLERCICREVYRVAGNKEGPKGYDAWEVDEERPEGIMLGRFATNIEMGAGRPAGGSGGNMDRGMRAMTVGVGAGEDVRDVRHAFVITGGSDKKLRYWDLVRVDNSVIFSGLMPEDGRLGYSTSHPTASMTLHTERPPSQKEKGSGGTNGPAAANGGTGLAGDVEQPVKRVRQARSTVVSAEQQGLLRSHMDAVMDVIWLESPYPMTASVDRSGTILLLQ